A window of Ovis canadensis isolate MfBH-ARS-UI-01 breed Bighorn chromosome X, ARS-UI_OviCan_v2, whole genome shotgun sequence contains these coding sequences:
- the TLR8 gene encoding toll-like receptor 8: MTLRFLLLTSLFLLISDSCEFFTEASYPRSYPCDVKNKNGSFIAECNSRRLQEVPQTVDKAVTEVDLSDNFITRITNESFQGLQNLTKINLNHNAKSQSGNPAVKKAMTITYGAFLNLKHLRELLLEDNQLQEIPAGLPESLKELSLIQNNIITLTKKNTSGLGNLERLYLGWNCYFACNKKFSIENGAFQNLTKLKVLSLSFNPLHSVPPSLPSSLTELYLSNTHIGNVSEEDFKELSNLRVLDLSGNCPRCFNAPFPCVPCQGGASIQIHPLAFQTLTQLRYLNLSSTSLRKVPASWFDNMHNLKVLDLEFNYLMDEIASGEFLTKLPSLEILDLSYNYELKKYPQHINISKNFSKLISLQMLHLRGYVFQELRRKDFKPLQHLSNLTTINLGVNFIKQIDFSIFHWFPNLKIVYLSENRISPLVSDTEQHDANGTFFQSHILKRRSADIQFDPHSNFYHNTHPLIKTECSRLGNALDLSLNSIFFIGVNQFKDFGNISCLNLSSNGNGQVLNGTEFSRLSGIKYLDLTNNRLDFDDDAAFSELPLLEVLDLSYNAHYFRIAGVTHRLGFIEHLTNLRVLNLSNNDIFTLTETQLKSASLGELVFSGNRLDLLWNAQDVRYWQIFQNLTNLTRLDLARNNLQHISSQAFLNLPRTLTDLYINDNMLNFFNWSLLEYFPHLRLLDLSGNQLFFLTNSLSTFASSLETLLLSRNRISHLPSDFLSGASSLIHLDLSSNQLKMLNRSTFETKTATKLTILELGSNPFDCTCDFGDFREWMDRNLNVRVPRLTDVICASPGDQEGKSIVSLDLTTCVSDTIAAIFCFLTFSVTISVMLAALAHHWFYWDAWFIYHVCLAKVKGYRSLSTSQTFYDAYVSYDTKDASVTDWVINELRFHLEESEDKNVLLCLEERDWDPGLAIIDNLMQSINQSKKTIFVLTKKYAKNWNFKTAFYLALQRLMEENMDVIVFILLEPVLQHSQYLRLRQRICKSSILQWPDNPKAEGLFWQSLKNVVLTANDSRYNNLYVNSIKQY; encoded by the coding sequence ATGACCCTTCGCTTTTTGCTTCTGACCTCCCTTTTCCTGCTCATCTCCGATTCCTGTGAGTTCTTCACTGAAGCCAGTTATCCCCGAAGCTATCCTTGCgatgtgaaaaacaaaaatggctCTTTTATTGCAGAATGTAACAGTCGTCGATTACAGGAAGTACCCCAAACAGTGGACAAAGCTGTGACAGAAGTAGACCTGTCTGATAATTTCATCACACGTATAACGAATGAATCCTTTCAAGGGCTGCAAAATCTGACTAAAATCAACCTGAACCATAATGCCAAGTCCCAGAGTGGAAATCCTGCTGTAAAGAAAGCTATGACTATTACATACGGGGCATTTCTCAACCTCAAACACCTAAGGGAGTTGCTGCTGGAAGACAACCAGTTACAAGAAATACCGGCTGGTTTGCCAGAATCTTTGAAAGAACTTAGTCTAATTCAAAACAACATAATTACGTTAACGAAAAAGAACACTTCTGGACTTGGGAACCTGGAACGTCTCTATTTGGGCTGGAACTGTTATTTTGCTTGTAATAAAAAATTTAGCATAGAAAATGGAGCATTCCAAAACCTTACCAAGTTGAAGGTGCTGTCATTATCTTTTAATCCCCTTCACAGCGTGCCACCGAGTCTGCCAAGCTCGCTAACAGAACTCTACCTTAGCAATACCCATATTGGAAACGTCAGTGAAGAAGACTTCAAGGAACTGAGCAATTTAAGAGTACTAGATTTAAGCGGAAACTGCCCGAGATGTTTTAACGCTCCGTTTCCCTGTGTACCTTGCCAAGGAGGTGCTTCAATTCAGATACACCCTCTTGCTTTTCAAACCCTGACCCAACTTCGCTACCTAAACCTCTCTAGCACTTCGCTCCGGAAGGTTCCTGCCAGCTGGTTTGACAACATGCACAATCTGAAGGTGTTGGATCTTGAATTCAACTATTTAATGGACGAAATAGCCTCGGGGGAATTTTTGACAAAATTGCCCTCCTTAGAAATACTTGATTTATCTTACAACTACGAACTGAAAAAATATCCTCAGCACATTAACATTTCCAAAAATTTCTCGAAGCTTATATCTCTCCAGATGTTGCATTTAAGAGGTTATGTGTTCCAGGAACTTAGAAGGAAAGATTTCAAGCCCCTGCAGCACCTCTCAAATTTAACAACTATCAACTTGGGCGTTAACTTTATTAAGCAGATTGATTTTAGCattttccactggttccccaacCTGAAAATCGTTTACTTGTCAGAAAACAGAATATCGCCCTTGGTCAGTGATACTGAGCAACATGATGCAAATGGGACCTTTTTCCAGAGTCACATCCTGAAGCGACGCTCAGCTGATATTCAATTTGACCCACATTCGAATTTTTATCATAACACCCATCCTTTAATAAAGACAGAATGTTCACGTCTTGGCAATGCCTTAGATTTAAGCTTGAACAGTATTTTCTTTATTGGGGTAAACCAGTTTAAAGATTTTGGAAACATTTCCTGTTTAAATCTGTCCTCAAATGGCAATGGCCAGGTGTTAAATGGAACGGAATTTTCACGCTTGTCTGGTATCAAGTATTTGGATTTGACAAACAATAGACTAGACTTTGATGATGATGCTGCTTTCAGTGAGTTGCCATTGTTGGAAGTTCTCGATCTCAGCTACAATGCGCACTATTTCCGAATAGCAGGGGTAACGCACCGTCTAGGGTTTATTGAACATTTAACTAACCTGAGAGTTTTAAACTTGAGCAACAATGACATTTTTACTTTAACAGAAACACAACTGAAAAGTGCGTCCCTAGGAGAATTAGTTTTCAGTGGGAACCGCCTTGACCTTCTGTGGAATGCTCAAGATGTCAGGTACTGGCAAATTTTTCAAAATCTCACCAATCTGACCCGGCTTGACTTAGCCCGTAATAACCTTCAGCATATCTCCAGTCAGGCCTTCCTTAACTTGCCCAGGACTCTCACTGACCtatatataaatgataacatGTTAAATTTCTTTAACTGGTCATTACTGGAATACTTCCCTCACCTCAGGTTGCTTGACTTAAGTGGAAACCAGCTGTTCTTTTTAACCAATAGCCTATCTACATTTGCATCTTCTCTTGAGACACTACTACTGAGTCGAAACAGAATTTCCCACCTGCCATCTGACTTTCTTTCTGGAGCCAGCAGCCTGATACACCTCGATTTGAGCTCCAACCAGCTCAAGATGCTCAACAGATCCACGTTTGAAACGAAGACCGCCACCAAGTTAACCATTTTGGAACTAGGGAGTAACCCTTTTGACTGTACCTGTGACTTCGGAGATTTTCGAGAATGGATGGACAGAAATCTGAATGTCAGGGTTCCCAGACTGACCGATGTCATTTGTGCCAGTCCTGGGGATCAAGAAGGCAAGAGCATTGTGAGTCTAGACCTCACCACTTGTGTTTCAGATACCATTGCGGCCATATTCTGTTTCTTAACCTTTTCTGTCACCATCTCAGTGATGCTGGCTGCCCTGGCCCACCACTGGTTTTACTGGGATGCTTGGTTTATCTACCATGTGTGCTTAGCTAAGGTCAAAGGCTACAGGTCTCTGTCCACATCCCAGACTTTCTACGATGCTTACGTTTCTTATGACACCAAAGACGCTTCTGTCACGGACTGGGTGATCAATGAATTGCGCTTCCACCTGGAAGAGAGTGAGGACAAGAACGTGCTCCTGTGTTTAGAGGAAAGGGATTGGGACCCGGGTCTAGCCATCATCGACAACCTCATGCAGAGCATCAACCAAAGCAAGAAAACAATATTTGTTTTAACCAAAAAATATGCCAAAAACTGGAATTTTAAAACGGCATTCTACTTGGCCTTGCAGAGGCTAATGGAGGAGAATATGGATGTGATTGTCTTTATTCTGCTGGAGCCAGTGTTGCAGCATTCGCAGTATTTGAGGCTGCGGCAGAGGATCTGCAAGAGTTCCATCCTCCAGTGGCCTGATAACCCCAAGGCAGAAGGCTTGTTTTGGCAGAGTCTGAAAAATGTCGTCCTAACAGCCAACGATTCACGGTATAACAACTTGTATGTCAATTCCATTAAGCAGTACTAA